In a genomic window of Agrobacterium tumefaciens:
- a CDS encoding pirin family protein encodes MTITKIPAGRMRGNIGQGFGVEIMYPGLSLTTDDSGIGPIGRIDRAQVQPGHLIGMHPHKDDEILTYMRGGEMLHRDTVGNEKKLDKTRFMMMNAGHHFQHEELMLGETPVRALQIFLRPNAQNLEPMVQFHDFVDEFSDDSWRLIAGPRKAPLTVRSDVWVFDVRLSAGTTLRLPTPDNSGLACLLFVFKGKIRFGNETVSDGESVFVTSFEQHPTALTETDIVLFSFDTDVQVYRGGMFSGNQKRGR; translated from the coding sequence ATCATGTATCCGGGGCTGTCACTGACAACCGACGACAGCGGGATCGGTCCCATCGGCAGGATTGACCGCGCCCAGGTTCAGCCGGGTCATCTCATAGGCATGCATCCGCACAAGGACGACGAAATACTGACCTACATGCGCGGCGGCGAGATGCTGCACCGAGACACCGTCGGAAACGAGAAAAAGCTCGACAAGACACGTTTCATGATGATGAACGCCGGCCATCACTTCCAGCATGAAGAGCTTATGCTTGGGGAAACACCCGTCCGGGCCCTACAGATTTTCCTGCGTCCTAACGCTCAAAATCTTGAGCCAATGGTGCAGTTTCATGATTTCGTCGATGAATTCAGTGACGATAGCTGGAGACTGATTGCAGGGCCACGAAAAGCGCCATTGACGGTAAGATCCGATGTCTGGGTCTTTGACGTGCGCCTCAGCGCAGGCACGACGCTGAGATTGCCAACCCCTGATAACTCCGGGTTGGCTTGCCTGCTCTTTGTCTTCAAGGGGAAAATTCGATTTGGAAACGAGACGGTCTCCGACGGAGAGAGCGTGTTCGTGACCTCGTTCGAACAACATCCAACGGCATTGACCGAGACCGATATCGTCTTGTTCTCGTTCGATACTGACGTCCAGGTATATCGTGGCGGCATGTTCAGCGGCAACCAGAAACGGGGCCGCTGA